The following coding sequences are from one Mustela lutreola isolate mMusLut2 chromosome 5, mMusLut2.pri, whole genome shotgun sequence window:
- the PTGER4 gene encoding prostaglandin E2 receptor EP4 subtype isoform X2, producing the protein MSTPGVNASASSTPDRPNSPVTIPAVMFIFGVVGNLVAIVVLCKSRKEQKETTFYTLVCGLAVTDLLGTLLVSPVTIATYMKGQWPGGEALCEYSTFILLFFSLSGLSIICAMSIERYLAINHAYFYSHYVDKRLAGLTLVAVYASNVLFCALPNMGLGSSRLQYPDTWCFIDWTTNVTAHAAFSYMYAGFSSFLILATVLCNVLVCGALLRMHRQFMRRTSLGTEQHHAAGPLAVPWAPCRSSAAAASPALPRLSDFRRRRSFRGIAGAEIQMVILLIATSLVVLICSIPLVVTHRIPQHGSQQKSPPNIPMSRKRLTLASPHTKSE; encoded by the exons ATGTCCACGCCTGGGGTCAATGCGTCCGCCTCCTCGACCCCCGACCGTCCGAACAGCCCGGTGACCATCCCGGCGGTGATGTTCATCTTCGGAGTGGTGGGCAACCTGGTGGCGATCGTGGTGCTGTGCAAGTCGCgcaaggagcagaaggagacGACCTTCTATACGCTGGTATGCGGGCTGGCCGTCACCGACCTGCTGGGCACGTTGCTGGTGAGTCCGGTGACCATCGCCACGTACATGAAGGGCCAGTGGCCCGGAGGCGAAGCGCTCTGCGAGTACAGCACCTTCATCCTGCTCTTCTTCAGCCTGTCCGGCCTCAGCATCATCTGTGCCATGAGTATCGAGCGCTACCTGGCCATCAACCACGCCTACTTCTACAGCCACTACGTGGACAAGCGGCTGGCCGGCCTCACGCTCGTCGCGGTCTATGCGTCCAACGTGCTCTTCTGCGCGCTGCCCAACATGGGCCTGGGCAGCTCGCGGCTGCAGTACCCGGACACCTGGTGCTTCATTGACTGGACCACCAACGTGACGGCGCACGCCGCCTTCTCCTACATGTACGCCGGCTTCAGCTCCTTCCTCATCCTCGCCACCGTGCTCTGCAACGTGCTGGTGTGCGGTGCGCTGCTCCGCATGCACCGCCAGTTCATGCGCCGCACGTCGCTGGGCACCGAGCAGCACCACGCGGCGGGCCCGCTCGCGGTGCCCTGGGCCCCCTGCCGGAGCAGCGCGGCCGCCGCCTCCCCCGCCCTGCCGCGCCTCAGCGACTTTCGCCGCCGCCGGAGTTTCCGCGGCATAGCGGGCGCCGAGATCCAGATGGTCATCTTACTCATCGCCACCTCCTTGGTGGTGCTCATCTGCTCCATCCCGCTCGTG GTCACCCACCGCATTCCACAGCATGGGAGCCAACAGAAGAGTCCACCAAACATTCCTATGTCCAGAAAACGTTTAACCTTGGCAAGTCCACACACAAAATCTGAATAA
- the PTGER4 gene encoding prostaglandin E2 receptor EP4 subtype isoform X1, protein MSTPGVNASASSTPDRPNSPVTIPAVMFIFGVVGNLVAIVVLCKSRKEQKETTFYTLVCGLAVTDLLGTLLVSPVTIATYMKGQWPGGEALCEYSTFILLFFSLSGLSIICAMSIERYLAINHAYFYSHYVDKRLAGLTLVAVYASNVLFCALPNMGLGSSRLQYPDTWCFIDWTTNVTAHAAFSYMYAGFSSFLILATVLCNVLVCGALLRMHRQFMRRTSLGTEQHHAAGPLAVPWAPCRSSAAAASPALPRLSDFRRRRSFRGIAGAEIQMVILLIATSLVVLICSIPLVVRVFINQLYQPRLVREISKNPDLQAIRIAAVNPILDPWIYILLRKTVLSKAIEKIKCLFCRIGGSRRDHSGQHCSDSRRTSSAMSGHSRSFLSRELKEISSTSQTLLYMPDLSENGLGGRNLLPGVPGVGPAQADTTSLRTLRISETSDSSQGQDSESVLLVDEVNGSSRSGPAPKGNSLQVPFPNETLNLSEKCI, encoded by the exons ATGTCCACGCCTGGGGTCAATGCGTCCGCCTCCTCGACCCCCGACCGTCCGAACAGCCCGGTGACCATCCCGGCGGTGATGTTCATCTTCGGAGTGGTGGGCAACCTGGTGGCGATCGTGGTGCTGTGCAAGTCGCgcaaggagcagaaggagacGACCTTCTATACGCTGGTATGCGGGCTGGCCGTCACCGACCTGCTGGGCACGTTGCTGGTGAGTCCGGTGACCATCGCCACGTACATGAAGGGCCAGTGGCCCGGAGGCGAAGCGCTCTGCGAGTACAGCACCTTCATCCTGCTCTTCTTCAGCCTGTCCGGCCTCAGCATCATCTGTGCCATGAGTATCGAGCGCTACCTGGCCATCAACCACGCCTACTTCTACAGCCACTACGTGGACAAGCGGCTGGCCGGCCTCACGCTCGTCGCGGTCTATGCGTCCAACGTGCTCTTCTGCGCGCTGCCCAACATGGGCCTGGGCAGCTCGCGGCTGCAGTACCCGGACACCTGGTGCTTCATTGACTGGACCACCAACGTGACGGCGCACGCCGCCTTCTCCTACATGTACGCCGGCTTCAGCTCCTTCCTCATCCTCGCCACCGTGCTCTGCAACGTGCTGGTGTGCGGTGCGCTGCTCCGCATGCACCGCCAGTTCATGCGCCGCACGTCGCTGGGCACCGAGCAGCACCACGCGGCGGGCCCGCTCGCGGTGCCCTGGGCCCCCTGCCGGAGCAGCGCGGCCGCCGCCTCCCCCGCCCTGCCGCGCCTCAGCGACTTTCGCCGCCGCCGGAGTTTCCGCGGCATAGCGGGCGCCGAGATCCAGATGGTCATCTTACTCATCGCCACCTCCTTGGTGGTGCTCATCTGCTCCATCCCGCTCGTG GTACGGGTGTTCATCAACCAGTTGTATCAGCCACGTTTGGTGCGAGAAATCAGCAAAAACCCAGACTTGCAGGCCATCCGAATTGCTGCTGTGAACCCCATCCTGGACCCCTGGATCTACATCCTCCTGCGGAAGACAGTGCTCAGCAAAGCAATAGAGAAGATCAAGTGCCTCTTCTGCCGCATTGGTGGGTCCCGCAGAGATCATTCGGGACAGCACTGCTCAGACAGCAGAAGGACATCTTCCGCCATGTCTGGCCACTCCCGCTCCTTCCTCTCCCGAGAGCTGAAGGAGATCAGCAGCACATCTCAGACCCTCCTATACATGCCAGACCTCAGCGAAAATGGTcttggaggcaggaatctgcttccGGGTGTACCTGGAGTGGGCCCGGCCCAAGCAGACACCACCTCCCTGAGGACTTTGCGAATATCAGAGACCTCGGACTCCTCCCAGGGGCAGGATTCAGAGAGTGTATTACTGGTGGATGAGGTTAATGGGAGCAGCAGGTCTGGGCCTGCCCCCAAAGGGAACTCTCTGCAAGTCCCGTTTCCCAACGAAACACTGAACTTAtcagaaaaatgtatatag